In Rhodospirillales bacterium, a single window of DNA contains:
- a CDS encoding bifunctional folylpolyglutamate synthase/dihydrofolate synthase: MSKLSSDVLLERLMGLHPKLIDLSLDRMYAILERLGQPYTKLPPVVHIAGTNGKGSIVAYMRAVLRAAGYRVHSYTSPHLVRFHERIEIDGAAIDEDALADLLDECERANGGEAITFFEVTTAAAFLAFSREPADILLMETGLGGRLDATNVVDRPLISIITPISYDHQQFLGDTLSKIAGEKAGIIKTGVPVVIGPQEIDARDVLLEKADALGAPAWLAGRDFEATEIGADGFVLRDGDERLALPTPVLLGPHQPFNAATSVAALRRLKGFSINDDHMAEGLRTARWPARLQKLEGGALNRLVGDDVELWLDGGHNPAAGEVLAGMASNWAERPLDLVVGMMNTKDPRGFIAPLARHVRRAVAVSIPGEKNTLPAEDTEALLRETGINASRADSFENALVDLAGRSGEASRILMCGSLYLAGRVLAAQDG, from the coding sequence GTGAGCAAACTGTCAAGTGATGTTCTGCTCGAACGTTTGATGGGGCTTCATCCGAAGCTGATCGACCTGTCGCTCGACCGCATGTACGCGATCCTTGAGCGGCTCGGACAGCCATACACGAAGCTCCCGCCCGTGGTCCACATTGCAGGCACCAACGGCAAGGGTTCGATCGTCGCCTACATGCGCGCCGTTCTGCGCGCTGCCGGCTACCGCGTCCACAGCTACACCTCGCCGCACCTGGTCCGGTTTCACGAACGCATCGAGATCGACGGTGCGGCGATCGACGAAGATGCCCTGGCCGACCTGCTCGACGAATGCGAACGAGCGAACGGCGGCGAAGCCATCACGTTCTTTGAAGTCACGACCGCAGCCGCATTCCTAGCGTTTTCGCGCGAGCCGGCCGATATTCTCTTGATGGAAACCGGTCTGGGCGGTCGTCTTGATGCGACCAATGTTGTCGACCGGCCGCTGATCTCGATCATAACGCCGATCTCCTACGACCACCAACAATTTCTCGGCGACACATTGTCCAAGATCGCCGGTGAGAAGGCCGGGATCATCAAGACCGGTGTGCCGGTCGTGATCGGTCCGCAGGAGATCGACGCGCGCGACGTCCTGCTTGAGAAGGCCGATGCGCTGGGGGCGCCGGCTTGGCTCGCGGGGCGTGACTTCGAAGCGACCGAGATCGGCGCCGATGGCTTTGTCCTGCGCGATGGCGACGAACGTCTGGCGCTTCCGACGCCGGTTCTGCTCGGACCGCATCAGCCCTTTAACGCGGCGACATCGGTGGCCGCCCTACGTCGTCTCAAGGGTTTCTCGATCAACGACGACCACATGGCAGAGGGGCTTCGAACCGCACGATGGCCTGCACGTCTCCAGAAGCTGGAGGGTGGTGCGCTCAACCGCCTCGTCGGCGATGATGTCGAGCTCTGGCTCGACGGCGGCCACAATCCCGCTGCAGGCGAGGTGCTCGCCGGCATGGCCTCGAACTGGGCCGAACGTCCGCTCGATCTTGTCGTAGGCATGATGAACACCAAGGATCCCCGCGGCTTCATCGCGCCGCTTGCACGGCATGTCAGGCGCGCTGTTGCCGTCAGTATCCCCGGCGAAAAGAACACCCTGCCTGCCGAAGACACGGAAGCCCTGTTACGGGAAACCGGGATCAATGCCTCCCGGGCCGACAGCTTCGAGAACGCCTTGGTCGATCTCGCGGGCCGCTCCGGGGAAGCCAGCCGGATCCTGATGTGTGGATCGCTCTATCTCGCCGGCCGGGTCCTGGCGGCGCAGGACGGTTAG
- a CDS encoding acetyl-CoA carboxylase carboxyltransferase subunit beta, giving the protein MSWLSDLALPKIRDLVRKTQTAETLWDKCPNCEQMIFHRDLEAAMNVCPHCGFHMRIAPDVRLRSLFDDGKFDRIELPKVAADPLRFRDRKRYSDRVKEAQTKTGEKDAMVVAHGEVGERPVVCAIFNFDFMGGSMGTAVGEAIVTAARLARLQDAALIIFSASGGARMQEGILSLMQMARTTVAITELKEASLPYISVMTNPTTGGVTASFAMLGDVSIAEPGAIIGFAGARVIEETIREKLPEGFQRAEYLLDHGMLDMVVRRPELRDRLVILLDHLMSGRPQEDELLQIPANDAEEAAPA; this is encoded by the coding sequence ATGAGCTGGCTCTCCGATCTGGCGCTTCCCAAGATCCGGGATCTGGTTCGCAAGACCCAGACGGCGGAGACGCTCTGGGACAAATGCCCGAACTGCGAGCAGATGATCTTTCACCGCGATCTCGAAGCCGCGATGAACGTCTGCCCGCATTGCGGCTTCCATATGCGTATCGCGCCTGATGTCAGACTACGGTCCCTGTTCGACGACGGCAAGTTCGATCGCATCGAACTTCCCAAGGTCGCCGCCGACCCGCTGCGCTTCCGCGACCGCAAGCGTTACTCCGATCGCGTGAAGGAAGCCCAGACGAAGACCGGCGAGAAAGACGCCATGGTCGTGGCCCATGGCGAAGTCGGGGAACGCCCTGTTGTCTGCGCCATCTTTAACTTCGATTTCATGGGCGGTTCGATGGGCACCGCTGTCGGCGAGGCAATCGTCACGGCGGCGCGGCTGGCCAGGCTTCAGGATGCCGCATTGATCATCTTTTCGGCGTCGGGCGGCGCGCGCATGCAAGAGGGCATCCTATCGCTGATGCAGATGGCCCGCACGACGGTCGCCATCACCGAGCTGAAGGAGGCCAGTCTGCCCTACATCAGCGTGATGACAAATCCGACCACGGGCGGTGTGACAGCTTCATTTGCAATGCTGGGTGACGTCTCGATCGCCGAACCCGGTGCCATCATCGGTTTCGCCGGCGCGCGCGTGATCGAAGAGACGATCCGCGAGAAGCTGCCCGAAGGTTTCCAGCGTGCCGAGTATCTGCTCGATCACGGCATGCTGGACATGGTGGTGCGTCGGCCCGAGCTGCGTGACCGGCTGGTCATCCTGCTCGATCACCTGATGTCGGGCCGCCCGCAGGAAGACGAGCTTCTGCAGATCCCGGCGAACGATGCCGAAGAAGCGGCGCCTGCGTGA
- a CDS encoding tryptophan synthase subunit alpha — protein MSETRIDRRFAALKDEGRAALVAYIMAGDPDFDLSLDIVKGLPAAGADIIELGMPFTDPMADGPTIQVAAQRALRTGMTLRRTIEMVREFRKDDQDTPIVLMGYYNPIYSYGNEAFLADAKEAGIDGLILVDMPSEEDNELCLPAIEAGFNWIRLATPTTDARRLPAVLLNASGFVYYVSITGITGTRSADPAVVGDAVARIKAATDLPVAVGFGIKTAEHAEAIARVADGIAVGTVFCQAVAHGLDADGKGTRACVENVLNIARDLSSGIKSAMA, from the coding sequence TTGAGCGAGACCCGCATCGACAGGCGCTTTGCCGCACTAAAGGACGAAGGCCGCGCGGCGCTCGTCGCCTACATCATGGCGGGCGATCCCGATTTCGATCTCTCGCTCGACATCGTCAAGGGTCTCCCTGCCGCCGGTGCCGACATTATCGAGCTCGGCATGCCCTTCACCGATCCGATGGCCGACGGGCCGACCATTCAGGTCGCCGCCCAGCGCGCGCTCCGGACCGGCATGACCCTGCGCCGCACGATCGAGATGGTGCGGGAGTTCCGAAAGGACGATCAGGACACGCCGATCGTGCTGATGGGTTACTACAATCCGATCTACTCCTACGGCAACGAAGCCTTCCTGGCCGATGCCAAGGAGGCGGGCATCGACGGCCTGATCCTCGTCGACATGCCGAGCGAGGAGGACAACGAACTCTGTCTTCCGGCGATCGAAGCAGGCTTCAACTGGATCCGGCTCGCAACGCCGACGACCGATGCCAGGCGCCTGCCGGCCGTGCTCTTGAACGCTTCGGGTTTCGTCTACTATGTCTCGATCACCGGGATTACCGGCACCCGATCGGCCGATCCCGCCGTCGTGGGCGATGCAGTTGCACGCATCAAGGCGGCGACCGACCTGCCGGTGGCCGTCGGTTTCGGCATCAAGACCGCCGAGCACGCCGAGGCGATCGCACGGGTGGCGGATGGCATCGCCGTCGGGACCGTCTTCTGTCAGGCGGTCGCCCACGGGCTTGACGCCGACGGCAAGGGCACGCGCGCATGTGTCGAGAATGTCTTGAACATCGCCCGCGATCTTTCCTCGGGAATCAAGAGTGCGATGGCATGA
- the trpB gene encoding tryptophan synthase subunit beta produces the protein MDSVNTYRSGPDEQGHFGMFGGRYVAETLMPLILALEKAWNEAKTDPAFQAEFDHWAKHYIGRPSPMYFAERLTEHLGGAKIYFKRDELNHTGAHKINNTVGQILLAQRMGKQRIIAETGAGQHGVATATVCAKVGLPCVVYMGAKDIERQKPNVFRMRLLGAEVVPVTSGSHTLKDALNEALRDWVTNVETTFYIIGTVAGPHPYPELVREFQSVIGREAKEQMIEAEGRRPDTLVACIGGGSNAMGLFHPFLDDKDVAIYGVEAAGHGIGTGEHAASITGGRPGVLHGNRTYLLQDDDGQIIEPYSISAGLDYPGIGPEHAWLADVGRVNYVSATDQEALDAFQLCTRLEGITPALEPAHALAHVMKIAPDLPRDHIICMNMCGRGDKDVFLVSETLGVEI, from the coding sequence ATGGATTCGGTCAACACCTATCGCTCCGGCCCTGACGAACAGGGTCACTTCGGGATGTTCGGTGGCCGCTATGTCGCCGAGACCCTCATGCCGCTCATTCTGGCTCTCGAAAAGGCCTGGAACGAAGCCAAGACCGACCCTGCGTTTCAGGCCGAATTCGACCACTGGGCGAAGCACTACATCGGCCGTCCGAGTCCGATGTACTTCGCCGAACGGCTGACCGAGCACCTTGGCGGCGCGAAGATCTACTTCAAGCGCGACGAGCTCAACCACACCGGCGCCCACAAGATCAACAACACCGTCGGCCAGATCCTGCTTGCCCAGCGTATGGGCAAGCAGCGCATCATTGCCGAGACCGGTGCCGGCCAGCACGGTGTCGCCACGGCGACCGTCTGCGCCAAGGTCGGCCTACCCTGTGTCGTTTACATGGGCGCCAAGGATATTGAGCGGCAGAAACCCAATGTCTTCCGCATGCGGCTCCTGGGTGCCGAGGTTGTTCCCGTAACGTCGGGCTCCCACACGCTGAAAGATGCGCTCAACGAGGCCCTGCGCGACTGGGTCACCAACGTCGAGACGACCTTCTACATCATCGGCACTGTCGCCGGTCCACACCCCTATCCGGAGCTCGTGCGCGAATTCCAGTCGGTGATCGGGCGTGAGGCGAAGGAGCAGATGATCGAGGCCGAAGGCCGACGACCTGATACGCTCGTTGCCTGTATAGGCGGCGGTTCTAATGCCATGGGCCTGTTCCATCCCTTCCTCGACGACAAGGATGTCGCTATCTATGGCGTCGAAGCGGCCGGCCACGGCATTGGAACAGGAGAGCACGCCGCCTCGATCACCGGCGGTCGCCCCGGCGTTCTGCACGGTAACCGCACCTACCTGCTGCAGGACGACGACGGGCAGATCATCGAGCCCTATTCGATCTCGGCGGGTCTCGACTATCCGGGCATCGGGCCCGAACACGCTTGGCTCGCCGACGTCGGCCGCGTCAACTATGTCTCGGCGACCGATCAGGAGGCGCTCGACGCCTTCCAGCTCTGCACCCGGCTCGAGGGCATCACCCCGGCGCTGGAGCCCGCCCATGCGCTGGCCCATGTCATGAAGATCGCGCCGGATCTGCCGAGGGATCACATCATCTGCATGAACATGTGCGGACGGGGCGACAAGGACGTCTTCCTGGTCTCTGAAACGCTGGGAGTGGAGATTTGA
- a CDS encoding phosphoribosylanthranilate isomerase → MAIGVKICGLNDNEGLDAARRYGARMVGFNFFLKSPRFVDTEQVRPLAERVGPDVERVGVTVDPDDDLLSRIVPAAKLSIVQFHGNESPERVADVRERYRVRALKVIRISEAADLEPVAYYEHVADFIMFDTKPPKGATRPGGNAVAFDWRLLSGRSWRRPWLLSGGLNPDNLRQAVELTGATFADVASGVESAPGKKDPAMIRAFMDEAAAL, encoded by the coding sequence ATGGCGATCGGCGTCAAGATCTGCGGGCTGAACGACAACGAAGGCCTGGATGCGGCGCGGCGCTACGGCGCACGTATGGTCGGCTTCAACTTCTTTCTGAAGAGCCCGCGCTTCGTGGACACCGAACAGGTTCGCCCCCTTGCCGAGCGGGTCGGACCCGATGTCGAGCGGGTCGGCGTGACGGTCGATCCCGATGACGACCTGCTGAGCCGGATTGTTCCCGCAGCGAAGCTCTCGATCGTGCAGTTCCACGGAAACGAGAGCCCGGAACGGGTTGCCGATGTGCGCGAGCGCTACAGGGTCAGGGCCCTGAAGGTCATCCGCATCTCGGAGGCTGCCGACCTGGAGCCGGTCGCCTACTACGAACACGTCGCCGATTTCATCATGTTCGACACCAAACCGCCCAAGGGCGCCACGCGGCCCGGCGGCAATGCCGTTGCCTTCGATTGGCGGTTGCTGTCAGGCCGTTCGTGGCGGCGACCGTGGCTGCTTTCGGGCGGCCTCAATCCGGACAATCTCAGGCAGGCCGTCGAACTGACGGGGGCCACGTTCGCCGATGTGGCGTCCGGTGTGGAGTCCGCACCGGGCAAGAAGGATCCCGCAATGATCCGGGCCTTCATGGACGAAGCCGCAGCGCTTTAG
- the pyrF gene encoding orotidine-5'-phosphate decarboxylase, with amino-acid sequence MDRSDAAARLLCALDTTDLDAARSLADRLDGHVGALKLGLEFFCAHGPAGVEAVTGDKHGLFLDLKLHDIPNTVEGSLRGMAPVAPFLTTIHAAGGSAMMRAAMDTVAEMGGARPRVVAVTVLTSLNDVDLAAVGVSSGASDQVLRLADLVQECGVDGVVCSALEVERLRGHCGDDFLLVVPGIRPASATTDDQKRVMTPGEAIAAGASYLVVGRPITRSDDPAAAADAIVDEMAV; translated from the coding sequence ATGGATCGCAGCGATGCCGCGGCCCGCCTGCTCTGCGCCCTCGACACGACCGACCTCGACGCAGCCCGATCGCTGGCGGACCGGCTCGACGGCCATGTTGGCGCGCTGAAGCTCGGCCTGGAGTTTTTCTGTGCCCACGGACCTGCGGGCGTCGAAGCGGTGACCGGCGACAAGCACGGCCTCTTCCTTGATCTCAAGCTGCACGACATTCCCAACACCGTAGAGGGCAGTCTGCGAGGCATGGCACCTGTCGCCCCGTTCCTCACGACAATCCATGCCGCGGGCGGTTCTGCCATGATGCGAGCTGCGATGGACACGGTCGCGGAGATGGGCGGGGCGCGTCCGCGTGTCGTTGCTGTCACGGTGCTCACGAGCCTCAACGACGTCGATCTTGCTGCCGTCGGGGTGTCGAGCGGTGCCTCTGACCAGGTCTTGCGCCTGGCCGATCTCGTGCAGGAGTGCGGGGTCGACGGGGTCGTCTGTTCGGCCCTTGAGGTCGAACGGCTTCGGGGCCACTGCGGTGATGATTTCCTCCTCGTGGTGCCCGGTATCCGGCCCGCGTCGGCCACAACCGACGATCAGAAGCGTGTCATGACGCCCGGTGAGGCGATTGCGGCGGGCGCCAGCTATCTGGTTGTCGGCCGGCCGATCACCCGATCGGACGATCCGGCTGCTGCTGCGGACGCCATTGTTGACGAGATGGCGGTCTGA
- a CDS encoding ornithine cyclodeaminase family protein, producing MARLVTGDEVHRLLDYPSLVEGLKAFHLQDVDEAFDVHLAQPAPSGTENVFLALPAWQRDEAVGIKLVTVFPDNEYTGTGLPSVQGVYALFDGKNGRPLALMDGTALTLRKTAGDSATGASFLAREDAEVLLMVGAGAMAPHLIMAHTAIRPSIHRVLVWNRSGARAAALADDLALEGVAIEAIDDLESAARQADVISCATMATEPLILGDWLKPGAHLDLVGGYQKHMRESDDTCVRRARLFADSRMFTLGRVGDISQPTEAGIISDADMLGDLFDLARGTCTGRESADEITLYKNSGGGHLDLGTAKFLMSRLEAEDER from the coding sequence ATGGCGCGCTTGGTGACAGGCGACGAGGTTCATCGTCTTCTGGACTATCCCTCCCTGGTCGAAGGCCTGAAGGCGTTTCACCTTCAGGACGTTGACGAAGCCTTTGATGTGCATCTCGCCCAGCCGGCGCCGAGCGGAACCGAGAACGTGTTCCTAGCGTTGCCGGCCTGGCAGCGGGATGAAGCCGTCGGCATCAAGCTCGTTACCGTCTTTCCTGACAACGAGTACACTGGCACCGGCCTGCCTTCGGTCCAGGGCGTCTACGCGCTGTTCGACGGCAAGAACGGTCGTCCGCTTGCGCTGATGGACGGGACGGCACTGACACTACGCAAGACCGCGGGCGATTCCGCGACCGGTGCAAGTTTCCTTGCCCGCGAGGATGCCGAGGTCCTTCTGATGGTCGGCGCTGGTGCCATGGCGCCGCACCTGATCATGGCACACACCGCAATCCGCCCCTCGATCCACCGCGTTCTCGTCTGGAACCGGAGTGGGGCGCGTGCGGCGGCGCTGGCCGATGATCTCGCTCTCGAAGGAGTCGCCATTGAGGCGATCGATGACCTTGAGAGCGCGGCGCGTCAGGCCGATGTCATCTCTTGTGCTACCATGGCGACCGAACCACTGATTCTTGGAGATTGGCTCAAGCCCGGTGCCCATCTCGACCTTGTCGGCGGCTACCAGAAACACATGCGGGAAAGCGATGACACCTGCGTTCGCCGGGCCCGGCTGTTCGCGGATTCCCGCATGTTCACGCTCGGCCGGGTCGGCGACATTTCGCAGCCGACCGAGGCGGGAATCATCAGCGATGCCGACATGTTAGGCGATCTCTTCGATCTTGCCCGCGGTACCTGTACGGGGCGGGAATCAGCCGACGAGATCACACTCTACAAGAACTCCGGCGGAGGTCATCTCGATCTCGGAACCGCGAAGTTCCTGATGTCGCGGCTCGAGGCCGAAGACGAACGCTGA
- a CDS encoding LapA family protein, whose translation MRDPLNLLKWFIGGLIALALAVFAASNSQFVEMSFAPMPYSRSIPLSGVFVAFFLLGTLFGGLFVWISERKHRKASSQRRRRAKKLEKELEALKAEKSALQADSAKQSAA comes from the coding sequence ATGCGCGATCCGTTGAATCTCCTGAAGTGGTTCATCGGCGGACTTATCGCCCTCGCTCTTGCCGTGTTTGCGGCATCCAATAGCCAGTTCGTCGAGATGTCGTTCGCCCCCATGCCCTACAGTCGGTCCATCCCGCTGTCGGGTGTGTTTGTCGCGTTCTTTCTCCTTGGCACGCTCTTCGGTGGCCTCTTTGTCTGGATCTCTGAACGCAAGCACCGCAAGGCGTCATCACAGCGTCGGCGCCGTGCGAAGAAGCTGGAGAAGGAGCTCGAAGCGCTCAAGGCCGAGAAATCGGCTCTGCAGGCCGACTCCGCCAAACAGAGCGCCGCCTGA
- the ihfB gene encoding integration host factor subunit beta yields the protein MTKSELITRLSERYPHLYQRDVERIVNTVFDEISGALATGDRVELRGFGSFSVRRRNARVGRNPRTGATVKVEEKFLPFFKTGKELRERLNVKDCED from the coding sequence AAATCGGAACTGATCACGCGCCTTTCGGAGCGTTATCCTCATCTCTACCAACGCGATGTCGAACGCATCGTCAACACCGTGTTCGACGAGATCAGCGGTGCCTTGGCGACCGGTGATCGCGTCGAACTGCGTGGCTTCGGCTCGTTTTCGGTCCGCCGGCGCAATGCGCGTGTCGGGCGCAATCCACGCACCGGGGCCACCGTCAAGGTGGAAGAGAAGTTTCTGCCCTTTTTCAAGACCGGCAAGGAGCTGCGCGAGCGCCTCAACGTGAAGGATTGCGAGGACTGA